The Diadema setosum chromosome 4, eeDiaSeto1, whole genome shotgun sequence genome window below encodes:
- the LOC140227234 gene encoding sulfotransferase 1A2-like produces the protein MEGKEPSYASGVHIYNGIVLPNVVLDSSIEAMQTFEVRPDDIWLCTYPKSGTHWMLEIVGLILTRGVPEKINRSLATGTVEMIDMRQKIPATREEELKNPLDLTPFADKIAKAPSPRVIVTHLPLRFLPPKLEERGRVIYVARNPKDVLNSLYNMRVETRPPDFSWESVLGSFLEDKGVFGPWRDHVREFWKIRGKKNAAFFFYESMRKDPVGSVRDVAAHIGVDLTTEELQKVVEHSSFKGMSKTYATGGAGAKEGNKDFFEHIKILPFLGKGYAGQWKDRFTVAQNEMFDKFYNEKMTSEDPTFEFE, from the exons ATGGAAGGAAAGGAACCTTCATATGCCTCTGGTGTGCACATATACAACGGGATTGTGCTTCCCAATGTTGTGCTGGACTCCAGTATTGAAGCAATGCAGACCTTTGAAGTTCGTCCAGACGATATCTGGCTCTGCACCTATCCAAAGTCAG GAACTCACTGGATGCTCGAGATTGTAGGTCTGATCCTCACCAGAGGGGTGCCAGAAAAGATCAACCGGTCACTCGCCACCGGCACCGTGGAGATGATCGACATGAGGCAAAAGATACCGGCTACCCGCGAGGAAGAGCTCAAGAATCCTTTGGACCTTACTCCCTTTGCGGATAAGATTGCCAAGGCGCCGTCCCCTCGTGTCATTGTCACCCACCTTCCTCTTCGTTTCCTACCACCAAAGCTGGAAGAAAGAGGAAGG GTTATTTACGTGGCTCGCAACCCGAAGGATGTCCTAAACTCTCTGTACAACATGAGGGTTGAGACCAGGCCACCGGACTTCAGCTGGGAGTCCGTGCTGGGTTCATTTCTGGAAGACA AAGGCGTGTTTGGACCTTGGCGTGATCACGTCAGGGAATTCTGGAAAATCAGGGGAAAGAAAAACGCTGCATTTTTCTTCTATGAGAGTATGAGAAAA GATCCGGTGGGCAGTGTCCGAGACGTGGCCGCCCATATCGGCGTTGACCTGACCACGGAGGAGCTTCAAAAGGTTGTAGAGCACAGCTCGTTCAAAGGAATGAGTAAGACGTACGCGACCGGTGGAGCTGGCGCGAAAGAAGGCAACAAGGACTTCTTTGAACATATCAAAATTTTGCCGTTCTTGGGCAAAG GCTATGCTGGTCAGTGGAAGGATCGCTTTACCGTGGCTCAGAACGAAATGTTTGACAAATTTTACAATGAAAAGATGACATCAGAAGACCCTACCTTTGAGTTTGAATGA